Proteins from one Caulobacter sp. 73W genomic window:
- a CDS encoding zinc-dependent alcohol dehydrogenase: MKAICWQGKKDLRCEEVPDPIIQDPKDAIIRVTSTCICGSDLHLMNGFVPTMCPGDVMGHEPMGEVVEVGAEAKALGLKVGDRVVVPFQMICGECDQCRAGNFSVCQRTNRNADLAKAFFGDTTAGLFGYSHITGGYAGGQAEYMRVPFAATTVIKVPQTGPDEKYLFLSDIWPTGWQAAAFADIQETDTVAVWGCGPVGLFAIQSALVMGAKRVIAIDDIPERLEKARGLGAEVLDRSQSKVIPTLKEMTGGHGPEKCIDAVGLEAHGPTPALEWIDRMQAAMKLETERPVALREAIMACKAAGIVSIPGVYGGLSNMIPMGALMNKGLTIRAGQTHVKRWTDDLLRRIEEGQIDPSFVITHVEPLSMAPQMYKTFRDKQDGCIKVVLKPGA; the protein is encoded by the coding sequence ATGAAAGCGATCTGTTGGCAAGGTAAGAAGGATCTCCGCTGTGAAGAGGTCCCCGACCCGATCATTCAGGACCCGAAGGACGCCATCATCCGCGTTACCTCCACCTGCATCTGCGGTTCGGACTTGCACCTGATGAATGGCTTCGTGCCGACGATGTGCCCTGGCGATGTCATGGGGCACGAGCCGATGGGCGAAGTCGTCGAGGTCGGCGCTGAAGCCAAGGCGCTTGGCCTGAAGGTCGGCGACCGTGTGGTCGTCCCCTTTCAGATGATCTGCGGCGAGTGCGACCAATGCCGGGCAGGAAACTTCTCGGTGTGTCAGCGCACCAACCGCAATGCCGATTTAGCCAAGGCTTTTTTCGGTGACACGACGGCGGGTCTGTTTGGCTACTCCCATATCACTGGCGGCTATGCGGGAGGCCAAGCGGAGTACATGCGCGTCCCCTTCGCCGCCACGACGGTCATCAAGGTTCCGCAGACCGGTCCTGATGAGAAGTATCTCTTTCTAAGCGACATCTGGCCAACCGGGTGGCAGGCTGCGGCGTTCGCCGACATCCAAGAGACAGACACGGTGGCTGTCTGGGGCTGCGGCCCCGTCGGTCTGTTCGCCATCCAGTCGGCGCTGGTGATGGGCGCAAAGCGGGTCATCGCCATCGATGACATCCCCGAGCGGCTGGAAAAGGCGCGCGGGCTTGGCGCTGAAGTTCTCGACCGCAGTCAGTCGAAAGTCATTCCTACCCTCAAGGAGATGACCGGCGGCCACGGCCCGGAAAAATGCATCGACGCCGTCGGTCTGGAGGCCCACGGGCCAACACCGGCCCTTGAGTGGATCGACCGAATGCAGGCGGCGATGAAGCTGGAGACTGAGCGGCCGGTGGCCCTTCGGGAGGCGATTATGGCCTGTAAGGCCGCGGGGATTGTCTCCATCCCCGGCGTCTATGGCGGGCTCTCCAACATGATCCCCATGGGTGCGCTGATGAACAAGGGTCTGACCATCCGCGCTGGCCAAACTCATGTGAAGCGATGGACGGACGATCTTCTTCGGCGGATCGAGGAGGGTCAGATCGACCCCAGCTTTGTGATCACGCACGTCGAGCCCCTCTCGATGGCCCCCCAGATGTACAAGACCTTCCGCGACAAGCAGGACGGTTGCATCAAGGTGGTTCTCAAACCTGGCGCCTAG
- a CDS encoding error-prone DNA polymerase, with amino-acid sequence MSARYIELQTTSHFSFLRGASSCEELFSQAALCGVEALAIVDRNSLAGIVRAHEAAKLTGVRLIVGCRLDLIDGTGLLVYPTDRPAYARLCRLLSLGKRRAGKAECHLDWTDLAGFAEGLICVLVPDAADEACAIRLRRAKQTFTAGAYLALTLRRRPGDALRLHKLSNLAAAAGVPTVVTNDVLFHEPSRRLLQDVVTCIRHGCTIDELGFRRERHADRYLKPAHEMHRLFAKYPEALARTVEIADRCRFNLDELAYQYPDEVSDPGMTAQQTLEALTWEGAARRYPYGLPDKVAAALRHELTLIERLDYAPYFLTVNSIVRYARSQDILCQGRGSAANSAVCYVLGITSIDPERNDLLFERFISEERREPPDIDVDFEHERRETVMQWVFDHYGRDRAALCSTVIRYRSRGAIRDVGKALGLPEDMTKALSSQIWSWSTEGIEPKHAKELNFDLGDRRLRLTLDLARQLHGAPRHLSQHPGGFVLTHDRLDELVPIEPAAMADRQVIEWDKDDIESLKFMKVDCLALGMMSCMKRGLDLLREHKGIDLDLATIPPEDPKTYAMIRKADTLGVFQIESRAQMAMLPRIKPRTFYDLVIEVAIVRPGPIQGDMVHPYLRRREGKEPVTYPKPELEKVLGKTLGVPLFQEQAMRVAIECAGFTPSEADQLRRAMATFKFTGGVSHFKDKLVGGMVERGYSQDFAEHTFGQLEGFGSYGFPESHAASFALIAYASSWLKRHHPDVFCAALLNAQPMGFYAPAQIVRDAREHQVEVRPVCINASRWDCTLEPIGQTGRFAVRLGLRQVKGLSNKDAAAIVAARQDRAFGSVDDVWRRSGVPAASLVRIAEADGFLPSLKLARREALWAIKALRDEPLPLFAAAAAKEQQLIPELVEPAVALKPMTAGREVVEDYGHLGLTLRDHPLAFLRGDLAKDRYVTCKAASDAKDGRSIKAAGLVLIRQMPGSAKGVMFITIEDETGVANLVIWPTLYEKQRRIILTASMLGVDGRIQREGEVVHLVAYQLFDLSEQLASVGERGGAFPCPMAGAMSSREVPQRPIQGMDLVTPGPATSTSPTCISTRSSKRRGTFGDIEDAAQDLGKHWRVSARA; translated from the coding sequence ATGTCCGCTCGCTACATTGAACTGCAGACCACTTCCCACTTCTCGTTCCTGAGAGGCGCCTCATCCTGCGAGGAGCTTTTCAGCCAAGCGGCGCTTTGCGGCGTTGAAGCTCTAGCAATCGTTGACCGCAACTCTCTGGCCGGGATCGTGCGCGCCCATGAAGCGGCCAAGCTCACAGGCGTGCGCCTCATCGTCGGCTGCCGCTTGGATTTGATCGACGGAACCGGCCTCCTCGTCTACCCGACCGATCGCCCCGCCTATGCGCGTCTGTGCCGCCTCCTGTCCCTAGGCAAGCGCCGCGCCGGCAAAGCCGAATGCCATCTCGATTGGACAGACCTCGCCGGCTTTGCAGAGGGCCTGATCTGCGTCCTCGTCCCTGACGCGGCCGACGAGGCCTGCGCCATCCGCCTTCGGCGAGCCAAGCAGACTTTCACCGCCGGCGCCTATCTGGCGCTCACCCTGCGTCGTCGTCCTGGCGACGCCCTGCGGCTGCACAAGCTATCCAATCTCGCTGCCGCGGCCGGCGTCCCCACCGTCGTCACCAACGACGTGCTTTTCCATGAGCCGTCGCGGCGCCTGCTGCAGGACGTGGTCACCTGCATCCGCCATGGCTGCACCATCGATGAGCTGGGTTTCCGTCGCGAACGCCATGCCGACCGCTACCTCAAACCCGCCCACGAGATGCACCGGCTGTTCGCCAAATACCCTGAGGCCCTGGCTCGAACGGTAGAGATCGCTGACCGCTGCCGGTTCAACCTCGATGAGCTGGCCTATCAGTATCCCGATGAGGTCTCGGACCCAGGGATGACCGCCCAGCAAACTCTGGAGGCCCTGACCTGGGAAGGCGCGGCGCGGCGCTATCCCTACGGCTTGCCGGACAAGGTCGCAGCCGCCCTTCGCCACGAACTCACCCTGATCGAGCGGCTCGACTACGCCCCCTACTTCCTGACGGTGAACTCCATCGTCCGCTACGCCAGGAGCCAGGACATCCTTTGCCAGGGCCGCGGCTCCGCGGCCAATTCGGCGGTCTGCTATGTGCTTGGGATCACCTCCATCGATCCTGAGCGCAACGACCTGCTCTTCGAGCGCTTCATCTCCGAAGAGCGCCGCGAGCCGCCCGACATCGATGTCGACTTCGAACATGAGCGCCGCGAGACGGTCATGCAGTGGGTGTTCGACCACTATGGCCGCGACCGCGCCGCCCTTTGCTCCACCGTCATCCGTTACCGCTCCAGGGGAGCCATCCGAGATGTCGGCAAAGCGCTGGGCCTGCCGGAAGACATGACCAAGGCGCTGTCGTCGCAGATCTGGTCGTGGTCCACCGAAGGCATCGAGCCCAAACACGCCAAGGAGCTGAACTTCGATCTTGGCGATCGGCGCCTTCGCCTCACCCTGGATCTAGCGCGCCAACTGCACGGCGCGCCGCGTCACCTGTCGCAGCATCCGGGCGGCTTTGTCCTCACCCACGACCGGCTCGACGAGCTTGTCCCGATTGAGCCGGCCGCCATGGCAGACCGTCAGGTGATCGAGTGGGACAAGGACGACATCGAGAGCCTGAAGTTCATGAAGGTCGATTGCCTGGCGCTGGGCATGATGAGCTGCATGAAACGCGGCCTGGATCTGCTGCGCGAGCACAAGGGGATCGATCTGGATTTGGCGACCATCCCGCCTGAGGATCCCAAGACCTACGCCATGATCCGCAAGGCCGACACGCTGGGGGTCTTCCAGATCGAGAGCCGGGCCCAGATGGCCATGCTGCCGAGGATCAAGCCTCGGACCTTCTATGACCTGGTCATCGAGGTTGCGATCGTGCGCCCCGGCCCCATCCAGGGCGACATGGTCCATCCCTATCTTCGCCGTCGCGAGGGCAAGGAGCCGGTGACCTACCCCAAGCCCGAGCTTGAGAAGGTTCTGGGCAAGACGCTTGGCGTGCCCCTCTTCCAGGAGCAGGCCATGCGGGTGGCCATCGAATGCGCCGGGTTCACGCCGTCAGAAGCCGACCAGCTTCGCCGCGCCATGGCCACCTTCAAGTTCACCGGCGGGGTCAGCCACTTCAAGGACAAGCTGGTCGGCGGCATGGTCGAGCGTGGCTATTCGCAAGACTTCGCCGAACATACCTTTGGCCAGCTCGAAGGGTTCGGCTCCTACGGCTTTCCAGAAAGCCATGCGGCGTCTTTCGCCTTGATCGCCTACGCGTCCTCGTGGCTCAAACGCCATCACCCGGACGTCTTTTGCGCGGCGCTGCTCAACGCTCAGCCCATGGGCTTCTATGCGCCGGCCCAGATCGTCCGCGACGCCCGCGAGCACCAGGTGGAGGTGCGCCCGGTGTGCATCAACGCATCGCGATGGGACTGCACGCTTGAGCCCATCGGACAGACCGGACGCTTCGCCGTTCGCCTGGGCCTTCGCCAGGTGAAGGGTCTATCCAACAAGGACGCCGCCGCCATCGTCGCGGCCCGCCAGGACCGCGCGTTCGGCTCGGTCGACGACGTGTGGCGACGCTCAGGCGTTCCGGCGGCAAGCTTGGTGCGCATCGCCGAGGCCGATGGATTTCTACCCAGCCTAAAGCTTGCCCGCCGCGAAGCGCTATGGGCCATCAAGGCCTTGCGCGATGAGCCCCTGCCCCTCTTCGCGGCGGCCGCCGCCAAAGAGCAGCAGCTGATCCCCGAACTGGTGGAGCCGGCCGTCGCCCTAAAACCCATGACCGCAGGCCGTGAGGTGGTGGAGGACTACGGCCATCTCGGGCTCACCCTTCGCGACCACCCACTCGCCTTTCTTCGAGGAGATCTGGCGAAGGATCGCTACGTCACCTGCAAGGCGGCGTCCGACGCTAAGGACGGCCGATCGATCAAGGCCGCTGGACTGGTGCTGATCCGCCAGATGCCAGGCTCGGCCAAGGGCGTGATGTTCATCACCATCGAGGACGAGACCGGCGTGGCCAATCTGGTCATCTGGCCCACCCTCTATGAGAAGCAGCGAAGGATCATCCTCACCGCCTCCATGCTTGGGGTGGACGGCCGCATCCAGCGCGAGGGCGAGGTTGTCCACCTGGTCGCCTACCAGCTCTTTGATCTTTCCGAACAGTTGGCCAGCGTCGGCGAACGCGGCGGCGCCTTCCCCTGCCCCATGGCAGGGGCGATGAGTTCGCGCGAGGTCCCTCAGCGCCCGATCCAAGGGATGGACCTCGTCACCCCAGGGCCCGCGACATCTACATCCCCGACCTGCATATCGACACGATCAAGCAAAAGACGCGGGACTTTCGGTGACATCGAAGATGCAGCGCAGGATTTGGGCAAGCACTGGCGGGTGAGCGCTAGGGCCTGA